Proteins encoded together in one Yersinia mollaretii ATCC 43969 window:
- a CDS encoding extracellular solute-binding protein encodes MLLRLFAALALSALSFGLQAETIKEGASFAILGEPKYSSDFSHFDYVNPAAPKGGDITLATIGTFDNFNRYALRGNAAIRTERLYDSLFGTSDDEIGSYYPLIAESARYAPDFSWIEVDINPRARFHDDTPITAQDVAFTFNKFMTEGVPQFRIVYKGVQVKAISRLTVRFEFPEPNKDKMLGLFGLPVMPAHFWKDHKLSDPLSKPPVGSGPYRIGKYKMGQFVTYDRVRNYWAANLPVNRGQYNFDTIRYDYYLDDKVALEAFKAGAFDFREETSPKSWATQYAGGNFAKNYIIKQDIVDNSAQNTRWLAFNVQRPIFSDRRVRQALTLAFDFDWMNKAFYFNSYQRTNSFFQNTEYAAKGYPDSAELAWLAPLKGKIPPEVFTQIYQPPQTDGSGNARDNLLKARELLSEAGWEVKNQQLVNSKTGKPFEFELLLLSGSNFQYVQPFKHNLQRLGITMKIREVDSSQFVNRLRSRDYDMIPTVYAAFPYPSPNLQIFWGSAYVDSTYNASGIKDPAIDELIAQIIKHQDQPEALLSLGRALDRVLTWNQLMIPMWYSNHSRFAYWDKFSMPAERPTYTLGFDSWWFDVNKAARLPTERQ; translated from the coding sequence ATGTTGTTACGCCTATTTGCTGCCTTGGCGCTTTCGGCCCTGAGTTTTGGCCTACAGGCTGAAACTATTAAAGAGGGGGCATCTTTTGCCATACTGGGCGAACCTAAGTATTCATCAGATTTTAGCCATTTCGATTATGTTAATCCGGCGGCTCCCAAAGGCGGCGATATTACGTTAGCCACCATTGGCACCTTTGATAATTTCAACCGCTATGCCTTACGTGGCAACGCGGCCATCCGCACTGAAAGGCTGTATGATTCGCTATTTGGCACCTCAGATGATGAGATTGGGAGCTATTACCCATTAATTGCAGAATCTGCGCGTTATGCCCCCGACTTCAGTTGGATTGAAGTGGATATTAATCCCCGCGCCCGCTTTCATGATGACACGCCTATTACCGCGCAGGATGTTGCCTTCACCTTCAATAAATTCATGACCGAGGGCGTTCCACAATTTCGTATCGTCTATAAAGGTGTGCAGGTTAAAGCCATCTCCCGCCTGACGGTACGTTTTGAATTCCCCGAACCCAATAAAGATAAAATGCTGGGCCTGTTTGGTTTGCCCGTCATGCCAGCGCATTTCTGGAAAGACCATAAGCTGAGTGACCCGCTGAGTAAGCCGCCGGTTGGCAGCGGCCCTTATCGCATCGGTAAATACAAAATGGGCCAGTTTGTCACCTATGATCGAGTGAGAAATTACTGGGCTGCTAACTTACCGGTCAATCGGGGCCAGTATAATTTTGACACTATCCGCTATGACTACTATTTAGATGACAAAGTGGCGCTGGAGGCATTTAAAGCCGGGGCCTTTGATTTCCGCGAAGAGACCTCGCCGAAAAGTTGGGCCACCCAATACGCGGGCGGCAACTTTGCGAAAAACTATATTATTAAGCAGGATATTGTCGATAACTCCGCACAAAATACCCGTTGGTTGGCATTTAATGTCCAGCGCCCTATTTTTAGTGACCGACGAGTTCGCCAAGCACTGACACTGGCGTTTGACTTCGACTGGATGAATAAAGCCTTCTATTTCAACAGTTATCAACGCACCAATAGTTTCTTCCAGAATACCGAATATGCGGCCAAGGGGTATCCAGACAGCGCGGAGCTAGCTTGGCTGGCCCCACTTAAAGGAAAAATACCGCCAGAAGTGTTCACCCAAATTTATCAGCCGCCACAAACTGATGGCAGCGGTAATGCGCGCGATAATTTGCTAAAAGCGCGCGAATTACTGAGCGAGGCGGGCTGGGAAGTCAAAAATCAGCAGTTAGTTAACAGCAAAACCGGCAAGCCCTTTGAGTTTGAATTGCTGTTATTGAGCGGCAGTAACTTCCAATATGTTCAGCCGTTCAAACACAATTTGCAGCGCTTGGGCATTACCATGAAAATCCGCGAGGTGGACAGCTCTCAGTTTGTTAACCGCCTGCGCAGTCGGGATTACGATATGATCCCCACAGTTTACGCCGCCTTCCCCTACCCTAGCCCGAATCTGCAAATTTTTTGGGGCTCAGCTTATGTTGACTCCACCTATAACGCCTCTGGCATTAAAGATCCGGCCATCGATGAATTGATTGCCCAAATCATCAAGCATCAAGATCAACCGGAGGCACTGCTCTCTCTGGGCCGTGCCCTTGACCGAGTGTTGACGTGGAACCAACTGATGATTCCAATGTGGTACTCCAATCATAGCCGCTTTGCGTATTGGGATAAGTTCTCAATGCCAGCGGAACGCCCCACCTATACGCTAGGGTTTGATAGCTGGTGGTTTGATGTCAACAAGGCAGCTCGCCTGCCAACAGAACGCCAATAG
- the yejB gene encoding microcin C ABC transporter permease YejB, whose translation MGAYLLRRLLLIIPTLWAIITINFFIVQIAPGGPVDQAIANIELGHSSGYSTGGGDGGLGGAKVGLNAAQVGDSNYRGSRGLDPEVIAEIKQRFGFDKPLHQRYFDMLWSYVRFDFGDSLFRGESVMSLIKHSLPVSISLGLWSTLIIYLVSIPLGIRKAVRNGSAFDNWSSALIIVGYAIPSFLFAILLVVLFSGGSYFDLFPLRGLTSSNWDTLPWYGKITDYLWHITLPVLATVIGGFATLTMLTKNSFLDEIRKQYVVTARAKGLPEEKILYRHVFRNAMLLVIAGFPATFISMFFTGSLLIEVMFSLNGLGLLGYEATLQRDYPVMFGTLYIFTLIGLLLNIISDITYTLVDPRIDFEGRQ comes from the coding sequence GTGGGCGCATATTTATTACGGCGGCTATTGCTGATCATTCCCACCTTGTGGGCGATTATCACCATCAACTTTTTTATTGTACAGATTGCACCCGGAGGACCCGTTGATCAGGCGATAGCCAATATTGAACTGGGCCACTCCAGCGGCTATAGCACCGGTGGCGGTGATGGCGGATTGGGTGGCGCAAAAGTGGGCTTGAACGCGGCACAAGTGGGTGATAGCAACTATCGCGGCTCACGTGGATTAGACCCGGAAGTGATCGCCGAAATCAAACAGCGCTTTGGTTTTGATAAGCCGCTGCACCAGCGCTATTTCGATATGCTGTGGAGCTACGTGCGCTTTGATTTCGGCGACAGCCTGTTCCGTGGCGAGTCAGTTATGTCGCTGATTAAACACAGTTTGCCAGTCTCTATCTCACTCGGGCTATGGAGCACGCTGATTATTTATCTGGTCTCTATTCCCTTGGGGATTAGAAAAGCGGTGCGCAACGGCAGCGCCTTTGATAACTGGAGCAGCGCCTTAATTATTGTCGGCTACGCTATCCCTTCGTTTTTATTTGCTATTTTACTGGTAGTGCTGTTTTCCGGTGGCAGCTATTTCGACCTTTTCCCCCTGCGCGGGCTGACCTCCAGCAACTGGGACACCCTACCGTGGTACGGTAAAATCACCGATTATCTATGGCATATCACCCTGCCCGTATTGGCAACAGTGATTGGCGGCTTCGCTACATTGACGATGCTGACTAAAAACTCCTTCCTCGATGAGATCCGCAAGCAATATGTGGTGACAGCTCGCGCTAAAGGGCTACCCGAGGAGAAGATTCTGTATCGCCATGTGTTCCGCAATGCCATGTTGCTGGTGATCGCCGGTTTCCCCGCCACCTTTATCAGTATGTTTTTCACCGGTTCGCTATTGATCGAAGTGATGTTTTCACTGAATGGCTTAGGGCTACTGGGCTATGAAGCCACACTACAGCGAGATTATCCGGTGATGTTTGGCACCCTTTATATTTTCACCCTGATTGGTTTGCTGCTGAATATTATTAGCGATATCACCTATACCTTGGTTGACCCACGGATCGATTTTGAGGGCCGCCAATAA
- a CDS encoding ABC transporter permease → MIRLSAINQARWARFRQNRRGYWSLWIFLTLFIISLFAELLANDKPLLVNYQGKIYMPFMVNYSESTFGGILTTAADYQDPYVLDRIKNNGWAIWAPIRFSNNTINFATDVPFPSPPSRTNLLGTDSTGGDVLTKVIYGFRISLLFGLTLTLFSSVIGICAGAIQGYYGGKIDLLGQRFIEVWSGMPTLFLVILLSSIVQPNFWWLLAITVLFGWMGLVGVVRAEFLRTRNYDYIRAARAMGVRDRTIMSRHMLPNAMVATLTFLPFILCGSITTLTSLDFLGFGLPMGSPSLGGLLLEGKNNLQAPWLGITAFLVLAVLLSLLIFIGEAVRDAFDPSKVY, encoded by the coding sequence ATGATACGGTTAAGTGCGATTAATCAGGCCCGCTGGGCGCGTTTCCGCCAGAATCGCCGTGGCTACTGGTCACTGTGGATCTTCCTGACGCTGTTTATTATCAGCTTGTTTGCCGAGCTACTCGCCAATGACAAACCTCTGCTGGTGAACTATCAGGGCAAGATCTACATGCCCTTTATGGTCAATTACAGTGAGTCTACCTTTGGCGGAATTTTAACCACGGCAGCCGATTACCAAGACCCCTATGTGCTTGACCGCATTAAAAATAATGGTTGGGCGATTTGGGCACCCATCCGTTTTAGTAATAACACCATCAATTTTGCCACGGATGTACCCTTCCCTTCACCGCCCAGTCGTACCAATTTATTGGGCACTGACAGTACTGGTGGTGATGTATTGACCAAAGTAATTTATGGATTCCGTATTTCGCTGCTATTTGGCCTGACGTTGACCCTATTCTCCAGTGTGATTGGTATCTGTGCTGGGGCGATACAGGGCTATTACGGCGGGAAAATTGATCTGCTGGGCCAGCGATTTATTGAGGTTTGGTCGGGGATGCCAACCCTGTTTTTGGTGATTTTACTCTCCAGCATCGTACAACCGAATTTCTGGTGGCTACTCGCCATCACGGTGTTATTCGGCTGGATGGGGCTGGTCGGCGTGGTGCGGGCCGAGTTCCTGCGCACCCGTAATTATGACTATATCCGAGCTGCGCGGGCTATGGGTGTACGCGACCGAACGATTATGTCGCGCCATATGCTGCCCAATGCCATGGTCGCCACCCTGACCTTCCTGCCCTTTATTTTGTGTGGTTCGATAACCACCCTGACCTCATTGGATTTCCTCGGTTTTGGTTTACCGATGGGGTCGCCATCATTGGGCGGGCTGTTATTGGAAGGCAAAAATAACCTGCAAGCGCCTTGGCTTGGCATCACGGCCTTTCTGGTATTGGCCGTGCTGTTATCTCTGTTGATCTTTATCGGCGAAGCAGTCCGTGACGCCTTTGACCCCAGTAAGGTGTACTGA
- the yejF gene encoding microcin C ABC transporter ATP-binding protein YejF, which yields MATSPLLDIQNLSVAFRQAGVDREVVSELSLQVNSGETLALVGESGSGKSVTALSILRLLPSPPVVYPGGDILFAGKSLLHADDSTLRGIRGNQISMIFQEPMVSLNPLHTIEKQLAEVLSLHRGMRQEAARAEIIQCLDRVGIRNAKGRLADFPHQLSGGERQRVMIAMAVLTQPKLLIADEPTTALDVSVQAQILALLKELKQEMGMSLLFITHNLNIVRRLADNVAVMREGRIVEQNSRQALFSTPQHPYTRQLLDAEPQGEPLPLTSGLAPLLEVKGLQVAFPIKRGLLRRTVDHHYALKDLSFELKPGESLGLVGESGSGKSTTGLALLRLLPSQGEIWFNGQPLHNFTPKQMLPYRSRIQVVFQDPYSALNPRLNVQQIIAEGLEVHQKLSAVHREQRVIKAMEEVGLDPVSRYRYPTEFSGGQRQRIAIARALILQPQLLILDEPTSSLDKSVQAQILALLKSLQQRYQLSYLFISHDLQVVRSLCHQVIVLKQGEVVEQGDCQAIFAAPKKQYTQQLLQFAD from the coding sequence ATGGCGACCTCTCCACTTCTGGATATTCAAAACCTCAGTGTGGCATTTCGCCAAGCGGGCGTTGACCGTGAAGTGGTCAGCGAGCTGTCATTGCAGGTCAATAGTGGTGAAACCCTCGCGTTGGTGGGGGAATCCGGCTCCGGTAAGAGTGTCACTGCCTTGTCGATATTGCGCTTACTGCCCTCGCCACCGGTAGTTTACCCCGGCGGCGATATTCTATTTGCGGGCAAATCACTGCTGCATGCCGATGATTCGACACTGCGTGGTATTCGCGGCAATCAGATCTCCATGATTTTTCAAGAGCCGATGGTGTCACTCAACCCTCTGCACACCATCGAGAAGCAGTTGGCCGAAGTGCTGTCACTGCATCGAGGTATGCGTCAGGAGGCGGCCAGAGCCGAAATTATTCAGTGCCTCGACCGCGTGGGTATTCGGAATGCCAAAGGTCGATTGGCTGATTTCCCTCATCAGCTTTCCGGCGGAGAGCGCCAGCGGGTGATGATTGCGATGGCGGTATTGACCCAACCCAAATTACTGATTGCTGATGAGCCAACCACGGCACTGGATGTCTCGGTGCAGGCCCAGATTTTGGCTTTGCTGAAAGAGTTAAAGCAAGAGATGGGCATGAGTTTGCTGTTTATCACTCATAACCTGAATATTGTCCGCAGATTGGCAGATAACGTGGCCGTGATGCGTGAAGGTCGTATCGTCGAGCAGAATAGCCGTCAGGCGCTGTTCAGTACGCCACAGCACCCCTACACTCGCCAGTTATTGGATGCCGAACCACAGGGCGAGCCATTGCCCCTCACGTCAGGTCTCGCGCCGCTGCTTGAGGTCAAAGGGCTGCAAGTGGCGTTCCCCATTAAACGTGGCTTACTGCGCAGAACGGTCGATCACCACTATGCACTGAAAGATCTCAGTTTTGAGCTAAAACCCGGTGAAAGTTTGGGATTAGTGGGCGAGTCGGGATCAGGGAAAAGCACCACCGGACTGGCCTTGCTGCGCTTATTACCCTCCCAAGGTGAGATTTGGTTTAACGGGCAACCACTGCACAACTTTACGCCAAAACAGATGTTGCCCTATCGCAGCCGCATTCAGGTGGTGTTCCAAGACCCTTATTCGGCGCTCAACCCGCGCTTGAATGTTCAGCAGATCATTGCTGAAGGGCTGGAAGTTCATCAGAAACTCAGTGCCGTGCACCGTGAGCAACGAGTGATTAAGGCCATGGAGGAAGTCGGGCTGGACCCCGTGAGCCGCTATCGTTATCCGACTGAATTCTCCGGCGGGCAGCGCCAGCGCATTGCTATTGCACGGGCATTAATCCTGCAACCGCAATTGCTGATTCTTGATGAACCCACCTCGTCGCTGGATAAATCGGTACAGGCACAGATTCTGGCTCTACTCAAATCCCTCCAACAGCGTTACCAACTCAGCTACCTGTTTATCAGCCATGACTTGCAAGTTGTTCGTTCGTTATGCCATCAGGTGATTGTGTTAAAGCAGGGGGAAGTGGTAGAGCAAGGCGACTGTCAGGCGATTTTTGCCGCGCCAAAAAAGCAATATACGCAGCAGTTGCTACAATTTGCCGACTAA
- a CDS encoding YejG family protein: MNNIQLSVVHRLPQSYRWLSGFIGVNVEPIPLTAIDDTQNDLMGLKLLSHDGNHAQIIMQRLHLSLQEIQVDSAIVEWEGEPCLFVHRQDESATMCRLKDVGVAIAETMTALYPF; this comes from the coding sequence GTGAATAATATCCAACTTTCGGTAGTACATCGTCTGCCGCAAAGTTACCGTTGGTTATCTGGGTTTATCGGGGTCAATGTTGAACCGATACCACTGACGGCGATAGACGATACCCAAAATGACCTTATGGGGCTGAAATTACTCAGCCACGATGGCAATCATGCGCAGATTATCATGCAGCGGCTGCATCTCTCGCTTCAAGAGATACAAGTGGATTCCGCGATTGTTGAATGGGAGGGTGAACCTTGCCTCTTCGTTCATCGGCAGGATGAGAGTGCGACCATGTGCCGCCTGAAAGATGTAGGTGTCGCCATTGCCGAAACCATGACGGCACTCTATCCCTTCTGA
- a CDS encoding Bcr/CflA family multidrug efflux MFS transporter produces the protein MHASNQNEAQNRTSHFGLIFILGLLSMLMPLAIDMYLPSMPIIAQEFGVESGAVQMTLSAYVLGFAIGQMFYGPMADSVGRKPVIFWGTLIFALAGMACAMAQSIEQLINLRFLHGLSAAAASVVINALMRDMFTKDDFSRMMSFVVLVMTIAPLLAPIIGGALLVWFSWHAIFWTMAGAALIGAILVALYIKETLPKEKRQRFHLRTTIGNFATLFRHKRVLCYMLASGFSFAGMFSFLSAGPFVYIDLNGVSPQNFGYYFALNIVFLFLMTLINSRNVRRFGALKMFRFGMLVQFVMGIWLLVVCATGLGFWALVLGVAAYVGCIAMITSNAMAVILDDFPHMAGTASSLAGTLRFGIGAVVGTLLSMAPSRSAWPMVSSMAFCIIVAMLLYLYASRPQKNVVKKV, from the coding sequence GTGCATGCCAGTAACCAAAACGAAGCGCAGAACCGCACATCCCACTTTGGCTTGATTTTTATCTTGGGTTTGCTGTCGATGCTGATGCCGCTGGCGATAGATATGTATCTGCCGAGCATGCCGATTATTGCGCAAGAGTTTGGCGTAGAGAGTGGCGCGGTACAGATGACGCTCAGCGCCTATGTGCTGGGATTTGCTATCGGGCAGATGTTCTATGGGCCAATGGCCGACAGCGTAGGGCGCAAGCCGGTTATCTTCTGGGGCACGCTGATCTTTGCGCTGGCTGGAATGGCCTGTGCCATGGCGCAGTCGATTGAACAACTGATTAATTTGCGTTTTTTGCATGGCTTATCTGCCGCTGCTGCCAGTGTGGTGATTAATGCATTGATGCGCGACATGTTCACCAAAGATGATTTCTCCCGAATGATGTCTTTCGTGGTCTTGGTGATGACTATCGCGCCGTTGCTGGCTCCCATTATTGGGGGCGCACTGCTGGTGTGGTTTAGCTGGCATGCCATTTTCTGGACGATGGCCGGTGCGGCATTGATTGGTGCAATACTGGTCGCACTTTATATCAAAGAAACCCTGCCCAAAGAGAAACGGCAAAGGTTTCATCTGCGCACCACTATCGGTAATTTTGCGACACTCTTCCGCCATAAGCGGGTGCTGTGCTATATGCTGGCCAGCGGCTTCTCGTTCGCCGGAATGTTCTCGTTTCTCAGTGCCGGTCCCTTCGTTTATATCGATTTGAATGGCGTTTCGCCGCAGAACTTTGGCTATTACTTTGCGCTGAATATTGTCTTTTTGTTCTTGATGACACTGATTAACAGCCGCAATGTTCGCCGTTTCGGTGCGCTGAAAATGTTCCGCTTTGGTATGCTGGTTCAATTTGTGATGGGGATCTGGTTGCTGGTGGTGTGTGCCACTGGCCTAGGATTCTGGGCATTGGTGCTGGGGGTGGCGGCTTATGTCGGTTGTATCGCGATGATCACCTCGAATGCTATGGCGGTGATTTTGGATGATTTCCCGCATATGGCGGGGACGGCCTCTTCTCTGGCTGGGACTTTACGTTTTGGTATTGGTGCCGTGGTGGGGACGCTGCTGTCGATGGCTCCCTCGCGTAGTGCCTGGCCGATGGTGAGTTCAATGGCGTTTTGTATTATTGTCGCCATGTTGTTGTATCTCTATGCCAGCCGCCCGCAGAAAAATGTAGTGAAAAAAGTATAG
- the rsuA gene encoding 16S rRNA pseudouridine(516) synthase RsuA, translating into MRLDKFLSQQLGVSRALVARELRAKRVTIDGEVVKSGATKLTPESDVRFDGNPLQQTLGPRYFMLNKPQGYVCSTEDPDHPTVLYFLDEPVAYKLHAAGRLDIDTTGLVLMTDDGQWSHRITSPRHHCEKTYLVTLEHPVAEDTAQRFADGVQLHNETSLTKPAQLEIIEPQLVRLTLSEGRYHQVKRMFGAVGNRVLALHRERIGAMILDDDLAPGEYRPLTAEEIASVGAPHL; encoded by the coding sequence ATGCGATTGGACAAGTTTTTATCTCAGCAATTAGGGGTTAGCCGGGCGTTGGTGGCGCGCGAGCTGCGGGCCAAACGAGTCACTATTGACGGCGAAGTGGTCAAAAGTGGTGCGACTAAGCTGACACCAGAGAGTGACGTAAGATTTGATGGCAACCCACTACAGCAAACCCTTGGCCCCCGTTACTTTATGCTGAACAAGCCGCAGGGTTATGTCTGTTCGACAGAAGACCCGGATCATCCTACCGTGCTCTATTTCCTTGATGAGCCAGTGGCTTACAAGTTGCATGCCGCTGGGCGGTTGGATATTGATACCACCGGATTAGTGCTGATGACTGACGATGGTCAGTGGTCGCACCGGATAACCTCCCCACGCCATCATTGTGAAAAAACTTATTTAGTGACGCTGGAGCATCCAGTCGCTGAAGATACGGCGCAGCGGTTTGCTGATGGTGTGCAACTGCACAATGAAACCTCTCTGACCAAGCCGGCCCAGCTCGAAATTATTGAGCCGCAACTGGTGCGCCTGACCCTCAGTGAGGGGCGCTATCATCAGGTAAAACGCATGTTTGGGGCGGTCGGAAATCGAGTGTTGGCACTGCACCGTGAACGCATTGGCGCAATGATACTTGATGACGATTTAGCACCCGGTGAATACCGCCCGCTAACGGCTGAAGAGATTGCTAGTGTCGGCGCGCCCCATCTGTAA
- a CDS encoding DEAD/DEAH box helicase → MAFTLRPYQQEAVDATLAHFRRHTDPALIVLPTGAGKSLVIAELAKLARGRVLVLAHVKELVAQNHAKYCAYDLEADIFAAGLQQRQSEGKVVFGSVQSVARNLPLFDSAFSLLIIDECHRISDEDDSQYQQIIQHLRTTNPRLRLLGLTATPYRLGKGWIYQFHYHGITRGDEKALFRDCIYELPLRYMIKHGFLVPPERLDMPVVQYDFSRLTSNSDGMFREADLDRELKQQQRITPHIVSQIMEYAAQRRGVMIFAATVEHAKEVYGLLPKGEAALVSAGTPPAERDALITAFKQQQLRYLVNVAVLTTGFDAPHVDLIAILRPTESVSLYQQIVGRGLRLSPGKEDCLILDYAGNPHDLFTPEVGTSKPHSGSQPVQVFCPDCGFANIFWGKCTESGQIIEHYGRRCQGWFEDDQGARAQCDYRFRFKSCPHCGAENDIAARRCHQCQEVLVDPDDMLKAALKLKDALVLRCGGMSLETGRDAKGEWLKITYYDEDGTNTSERFRLTTAAQRMAFEQIFLRPHQRAPGIALKWQTAADIIAQQALLRYPDFVVARQRGQWWQIREKVFDYQGRFRRADPLA, encoded by the coding sequence ATGGCCTTTACGCTACGCCCATACCAGCAAGAGGCGGTGGATGCCACCCTCGCCCACTTTCGTCGCCACACCGACCCGGCACTGATTGTCTTGCCCACGGGGGCGGGTAAAAGTTTGGTTATCGCCGAATTAGCGAAACTGGCCCGTGGTCGTGTACTGGTTTTGGCGCATGTCAAAGAGTTGGTGGCGCAGAATCACGCCAAATACTGCGCCTACGATTTAGAGGCCGATATTTTCGCCGCCGGGCTACAACAGCGCCAAAGTGAAGGCAAAGTAGTGTTTGGCAGTGTGCAGTCTGTGGCACGTAATCTCCCGCTATTTGATAGCGCATTTTCGCTGCTGATTATTGATGAATGCCATCGCATCAGTGACGAAGATGACAGCCAATATCAGCAAATTATCCAGCATTTACGCACCACCAACCCCCGGCTACGTCTGTTGGGGCTGACAGCAACCCCCTATCGGCTGGGCAAAGGCTGGATTTATCAATTCCACTATCACGGCATTACCCGTGGTGATGAAAAAGCGCTGTTCCGCGATTGCATCTATGAATTACCGCTGCGTTACATGATCAAGCACGGTTTTCTGGTGCCACCGGAGCGGCTGGATATGCCGGTGGTGCAATATGATTTCAGCCGTCTGACCAGCAACAGCGACGGTATGTTCCGTGAAGCGGATCTCGATCGAGAGCTTAAACAGCAGCAACGCATCACCCCGCATATCGTTAGCCAGATAATGGAGTACGCCGCCCAACGCCGTGGGGTGATGATTTTTGCGGCCACTGTTGAGCACGCCAAAGAGGTGTACGGATTGCTGCCCAAAGGCGAGGCCGCGTTAGTGAGTGCTGGCACTCCCCCCGCCGAACGGGATGCCCTCATCACCGCATTTAAGCAGCAACAACTGCGCTATCTGGTCAATGTCGCCGTGCTGACCACGGGCTTTGATGCACCTCACGTGGATCTGATTGCGATTCTGCGCCCCACCGAGTCGGTCAGTTTGTATCAGCAGATTGTCGGTCGGGGCTTGCGGCTCTCACCGGGTAAAGAAGATTGCCTAATTCTGGATTATGCCGGGAATCCCCACGATCTTTTTACCCCCGAAGTGGGTACCAGCAAACCCCATAGCGGCAGCCAGCCAGTGCAGGTCTTTTGCCCAGATTGCGGCTTCGCCAATATTTTCTGGGGGAAATGCACCGAGTCTGGGCAGATCATTGAGCACTATGGCCGCCGCTGTCAGGGCTGGTTTGAGGATGATCAAGGGGCGCGAGCGCAATGTGACTACCGCTTCCGCTTTAAGTCTTGCCCGCATTGCGGGGCAGAAAATGATATTGCCGCGCGCCGCTGTCATCAGTGTCAGGAAGTGCTGGTTGATCCTGATGACATGCTGAAAGCTGCGCTAAAATTGAAAGATGCGCTGGTGCTACGTTGCGGCGGAATGAGTCTGGAAACGGGCCGTGATGCTAAAGGCGAGTGGCTGAAAATCACCTATTACGATGAAGACGGCACCAATACCAGCGAGCGTTTTCGCTTAACCACAGCCGCGCAGCGTATGGCATTTGAGCAAATTTTCCTGCGCCCTCATCAGCGCGCACCGGGTATTGCGCTAAAATGGCAAACGGCAGCCGATATCATCGCGCAACAAGCGTTGTTACGTTACCCCGATTTTGTCGTCGCCCGCCAACGTGGGCAATGGTGGCAAATCAGGGAAAAGGTATTTGATTATCAGGGCCGTTTTCGGCGGGCGGATCCCCTAGCTTAA
- the rplY gene encoding 50S ribosomal protein L25, translating to MTTINVEVRNDQGKGASRRLRAANKFPAIVYGGTEAAISIALDHDTTKNLEIKPGFYDSVLTLVIDGKETKVKVQAVQRHAFKPKLTHIDFVRV from the coding sequence ATGACCACTATCAATGTAGAAGTACGTAACGACCAGGGTAAGGGTGCGAGCCGCCGCCTGCGTGCAGCAAATAAATTCCCGGCAATCGTTTACGGTGGCACAGAAGCAGCTATTTCTATTGCTCTTGACCATGACACCACCAAGAACCTTGAAATCAAACCGGGCTTTTATGATTCCGTACTGACTCTGGTTATCGACGGTAAAGAAACCAAAGTTAAAGTGCAGGCTGTTCAGCGTCACGCTTTCAAGCCAAAACTGACTCATATCGACTTCGTTCGCGTTTAA